Proteins co-encoded in one Acidiferrobacterales bacterium genomic window:
- a CDS encoding ABC transporter ATP-binding protein, with protein MKNAPENSALLKVRDLSVSFTTVVETSDAVNNVSFDILPGETVAIVGESGSGKTVTALSIMQLLPYPNAYHPSGSIRYESQELLGAAPEMLQEYRGNRIGMIFQEPQTSLNPLHTISKQISETLIIHRGMSKSDAAARSLELLELVRIRNASERMNSYPHQLSGGQRQRVMIAMAIANEPGLLIADEPTTALDVTIQAEILSLLRDLQQKLGMSMLLISHDLNIVRKLADRICVMRHGEFVEIGTRAQVFGSPQHAYTRMLLDAEPSGRSENPKAAAPVIMDSESVRVWFPVRRGVMRRTVGHIKAVDDVSVTVREGETVGVVGESGSGKSSLALALLRLISSRGVIRFEGEEIQGRKSKELRELRRGMQIVFQDPYGSLSPRMTVSEIIAEGLRVHERHMTGTDREQRVIEVMNEVELDADTRHRYPHEFSGGQRQRISIARAIILKPKFIVLDEPTSALDRSVQSQIIELLRRLQQNYALAYMFISHDLAVVRAMSNSVIVLREGLVVEQGSTDQIFDNPQDPYTQALISAAVDLELSSEQISWVGE; from the coding sequence ATGAAAAACGCGCCGGAAAACTCTGCGCTGCTGAAAGTTCGCGACCTGTCTGTGTCCTTCACAACGGTTGTGGAAACGAGCGACGCGGTGAACAACGTATCGTTCGACATACTTCCCGGTGAGACCGTGGCCATAGTCGGTGAAAGCGGATCAGGAAAGACTGTGACAGCACTTTCGATCATGCAGCTTTTGCCCTATCCGAACGCCTATCACCCTTCAGGCAGCATCCGCTACGAAAGTCAGGAGTTGCTCGGTGCAGCGCCGGAAATGCTGCAGGAGTATCGTGGAAATCGGATTGGGATGATCTTTCAGGAGCCTCAGACATCCCTGAACCCTCTTCATACAATCTCAAAGCAGATCAGTGAGACATTGATCATCCACCGCGGCATGAGCAAATCTGACGCTGCTGCCCGTTCGTTGGAACTGCTCGAACTGGTTCGGATCCGAAATGCCAGCGAACGGATGAACTCCTATCCCCATCAATTGTCCGGTGGCCAGCGTCAAAGGGTCATGATCGCTATGGCGATAGCCAACGAACCGGGACTGCTGATCGCCGATGAGCCGACGACCGCACTGGATGTCACCATACAGGCAGAGATTCTTTCGTTGCTGCGCGATCTTCAGCAAAAACTGGGCATGTCGATGCTGCTGATCAGTCATGATCTGAACATTGTGCGCAAGCTGGCTGACCGGATATGCGTAATGCGTCACGGTGAATTCGTTGAGATCGGCACCCGGGCACAGGTATTCGGGTCGCCGCAGCATGCCTATACGCGGATGTTGCTTGATGCGGAACCTTCCGGACGATCCGAAAATCCGAAGGCTGCGGCACCGGTAATCATGGACTCGGAGTCGGTGCGGGTGTGGTTCCCGGTCCGACGGGGAGTCATGCGCAGGACTGTCGGTCATATCAAAGCGGTTGATGATGTCAGTGTAACGGTGCGCGAAGGCGAGACTGTCGGTGTGGTCGGCGAATCCGGTTCAGGAAAGTCGTCGCTCGCATTGGCTTTGCTGAGGCTGATCAGCAGTCGCGGCGTCATACGGTTCGAAGGTGAGGAGATCCAGGGAAGAAAGTCGAAGGAACTTCGGGAGTTGCGCCGCGGCATGCAGATCGTGTTTCAGGATCCGTATGGCAGTCTCAGCCCAAGGATGACAGTATCCGAAATCATTGCGGAAGGGTTGCGTGTACATGAGAGGCACATGACGGGTACCGATCGGGAGCAGAGAGTGATTGAGGTGATGAACGAAGTGGAGCTGGACGCGGACACCCGTCATCGCTATCCGCATGAGTTCTCCGGTGGACAGCGACAGAGAATCTCGATCGCGCGTGCAATCATTCTGAAACCGAAGTTTATCGTCCTCGACGAGCCGACATCGGCATTGGACCGGTCTGTCCAGTCACAGATTATTGAGCTGTTGCGGCGTCTTCAGCAAAACTATGCCCTGGCCTACATGTTTATCAGTCACGACCTTGCTGTCGTGCGCGCGATGTCAAATTCGGTAATCGTGCTGCGGGAAGGATTGGTTGTCGAGCAGGGCAGCACGGATCAGATATTTGACAACCCCCAAGACCCATACACCCAGGCATTGATATCGGCCGCGGTGGATCTGGAACTTAGTTCCGAACAGATCAGCTGGGTAGGGGAGTGA
- a CDS encoding ABC transporter permease, producing MRELPASNQARFFGMQITPLTKRRLDSFRAHRIGYWSMWVFLVLFGISLFSEFIANDKPLLIRYNSNLYFPILQSYPETEFGGIFEAEADYKDPYVEELIREDGWIIWPLIRYDHQTVAWNLPSPAPSSPDREHWLGTDDQARDVVARLLYGFRISVLFGFTLTVISAIIGVAAGAVQGFFGGWLDLLFQRFIEVWSGLPTLYLLIILASVVEPNFWWLLGLLLLFSWMGFVGVVRAEFLRARNFDYVRAARALGAKNSRIIFQHVLPNAMVATMTFMPFTLAGSVTVLTSLDFLGIGLPPGSASLGELLAQGKANLQAPWLGLTGFFIILVMLSLLMFIGDAVRAAFDPRKTER from the coding sequence ATGCGCGAACTGCCAGCCAGCAATCAGGCCCGGTTCTTTGGTATGCAGATCACGCCGCTCACCAAGCGGAGGCTTGACAGTTTCCGTGCCCATCGAATCGGCTACTGGTCGATGTGGGTTTTTCTGGTACTGTTTGGCATTTCACTGTTCTCGGAATTCATTGCCAATGACAAGCCGCTCCTGATCCGATACAACAGCAACCTCTATTTCCCGATCCTTCAGTCATACCCGGAGACGGAGTTCGGAGGTATTTTTGAGGCGGAAGCGGACTATAAGGATCCTTACGTAGAGGAACTGATCCGAGAGGACGGGTGGATTATCTGGCCGCTGATCCGCTATGACCATCAGACGGTGGCCTGGAATCTGCCATCGCCCGCGCCGTCATCCCCGGACCGGGAGCATTGGCTGGGTACAGACGATCAGGCCAGGGATGTTGTGGCCAGACTGCTGTACGGATTCAGGATTTCCGTACTGTTCGGATTCACGCTGACTGTCATATCTGCGATAATCGGCGTGGCGGCAGGCGCAGTGCAGGGATTTTTTGGCGGCTGGCTGGATTTACTGTTTCAGCGGTTCATTGAAGTGTGGTCTGGACTCCCTACGCTCTATCTGCTGATCATACTGGCCAGCGTTGTCGAACCTAATTTTTGGTGGTTGCTGGGGTTGCTGCTGTTGTTTTCGTGGATGGGTTTCGTCGGTGTGGTGCGAGCGGAGTTCCTTCGTGCCAGAAACTTCGACTATGTCCGGGCAGCCCGGGCACTGGGAGCGAAGAATTCAAGAATTATTTTTCAGCATGTGCTGCCGAATGCGATGGTGGCGACGATGACCTTCATGCCCTTCACGCTGGCAGGATCGGTTACTGTTCTGACCTCCCTGGACTTTCTCGGAATCGGACTGCCACCGGGTTCTGCCTCTTTGGGTGAGCTGCTTGCACAGGGCAAAGCCAATTTGCAGGCACCCTGGCTGGGGTTAACTGGCTTTTTCATCATTTTGGTGATGCTCAGCCTGCTGATGTTTATCGGTGATGCGGTACGGGCAGCCTTCGACCCCAGGAAAACAGAGCGATGA
- the glmS gene encoding glutamine--fructose-6-phosphate transaminase (isomerizing), which translates to MCGIIGAVSHRNVVPVLLDSLHILEYRGYDSSGIAVINSDGVMSRERKVGKVKQLAHSLSNGIVVSGTTGIGHTRWATHGEVSEANAHPLSCHEKIAVVCNGIIENHEELRAEHLSEGCEYNSDTDTEVILHEIHRFQESGLTVLDAVKKTVGRLAGSFAFAVLSITTPGKIIVAKNGSSLLIGFGENETFIASDTLALAKIAKTMINLEDGDIAEVSSQAETIIFDHSGSCVQRPDEKIPVNAGNIDLGPYAHHMQKEIFEQSSAVASTLKDRITSDSVVETELLTGQETGILDRVEAVRIVACGTSYYAGSIAKLWFESFGIPCETEIASEFRYRKPVIHDNTLLIAISQSGETADTLAALEYASELGCRYTLAICNSPASKITRMVDLVLHTRAGPEISVASTKAFTTQLVSLLLLMIVLARRKGLTANDESKIVQEIRALPSRIDAALQMDRKIHSLAKHFVDKEHTLMLGRGTHYPIALEGALKLKEISYIHADAYPAGELKHGPLALIDASVPTVAVAPNNHLLIKLKNNIQEVKTRGGRLFVFSDAGDSISSDDLIEVIDVVQSGPFTSPIIHVIPLQLLAYHVAVMRGEDVDNPRNLAKSVTVE; encoded by the coding sequence ATGTGTGGAATCATCGGAGCAGTTTCGCATCGCAACGTCGTACCAGTTCTTCTGGATAGTCTGCATATCCTCGAATATCGCGGCTACGATTCGTCTGGAATCGCTGTGATCAACTCTGACGGCGTCATGAGCCGGGAGCGAAAAGTTGGCAAAGTCAAACAACTCGCACACAGCCTCAGCAACGGCATCGTGGTTTCGGGCACAACCGGTATCGGCCACACACGCTGGGCTACGCATGGTGAAGTCAGCGAAGCCAATGCCCATCCACTGTCGTGCCACGAAAAAATTGCTGTTGTCTGCAATGGCATAATCGAAAACCACGAAGAGCTTAGAGCGGAACACTTGAGCGAAGGTTGCGAGTACAACTCAGATACGGACACTGAAGTCATTCTGCATGAAATTCACAGATTTCAGGAGTCTGGACTCACCGTGTTGGATGCTGTCAAGAAAACCGTCGGCAGACTGGCGGGTTCCTTTGCTTTTGCAGTACTGTCGATTACGACTCCCGGGAAGATAATCGTCGCAAAGAACGGGAGTTCCTTGCTGATCGGCTTCGGCGAAAATGAGACATTTATCGCATCCGATACATTGGCACTCGCCAAAATTGCCAAGACAATGATCAATCTGGAAGACGGTGACATAGCTGAAGTTTCCTCACAAGCGGAAACAATTATTTTCGATCACTCAGGATCCTGTGTCCAAAGACCCGACGAGAAAATCCCGGTCAATGCAGGGAATATCGACCTCGGTCCTTATGCCCACCATATGCAAAAGGAGATCTTTGAGCAGTCCTCAGCAGTCGCAAGTACGCTTAAGGATAGGATTACCAGCGACAGCGTGGTGGAAACCGAATTACTGACGGGACAGGAAACTGGAATCTTGGATCGCGTTGAGGCAGTCCGGATCGTAGCCTGCGGTACGAGCTACTACGCCGGGTCAATTGCAAAACTGTGGTTCGAGTCGTTTGGCATACCATGTGAGACAGAGATAGCCAGTGAATTTCGATATCGAAAACCGGTAATCCACGACAACACTCTGTTGATCGCAATCTCCCAATCGGGAGAGACTGCGGATACGCTGGCAGCCCTCGAGTACGCCTCCGAACTCGGGTGTCGATATACACTGGCAATCTGCAACTCACCCGCCAGCAAGATAACTCGTATGGTTGATCTGGTCCTTCATACCCGCGCTGGACCTGAAATCTCAGTCGCTTCAACCAAAGCCTTTACAACACAGCTCGTTTCACTGCTGCTGTTGATGATTGTGTTGGCAAGACGCAAAGGCTTGACGGCCAATGATGAGTCCAAGATTGTTCAGGAAATTCGCGCACTGCCTTCTCGAATCGATGCGGCACTTCAGATGGATCGAAAAATCCATTCACTCGCCAAGCACTTCGTGGATAAGGAGCACACCTTGATGCTGGGTAGAGGTACGCATTACCCGATTGCTTTGGAGGGGGCGCTGAAGCTCAAGGAAATTTCATATATTCATGCGGATGCCTATCCCGCCGGCGAACTCAAACACGGTCCATTGGCACTGATTGACGCAAGCGTGCCCACGGTTGCGGTCGCGCCCAACAATCATCTGCTCATAAAACTGAAAAATAATATCCAGGAGGTCAAAACCCGCGGGGGCAGACTATTTGTTTTTTCGGATGCCGGTGACTCAATCAGCAGTGACGATCTGATCGAAGTGATTGATGTAGTCCAGTCGGGGCCTTTCACATCTCCGATTATTCACGTGATTCCCTTGCAACTGCTCGCCTACCATGTCGCTGTCATGCGCGGCGAGGATGTAGACAATCCCAGAAATCTGGCGAAGTCAGTAACTGTTGAGTAG